The proteins below are encoded in one region of Polynucleobacter sp. AP-Elch-400A-B2:
- the mraZ gene encoding division/cell wall cluster transcriptional repressor MraZ → MFQGASALNLDAKGRMSVPAKHRDALLVQGEGRITLTKHPDGCLLLFPRPEWETFRSRVAQLPMDAHWWRRIFLGNAGEVDLDSAGRILVSPELRSAAGIEKEVMLLGMGSHLELWDAATYAAKEQAAIAQGMPEALKQFNF, encoded by the coding sequence GTGTTTCAAGGTGCGTCAGCTCTCAATTTAGATGCAAAAGGCCGCATGTCTGTGCCGGCAAAGCATCGTGACGCCTTGTTAGTTCAAGGTGAGGGCCGGATTACGCTCACAAAACACCCCGACGGATGCCTACTGCTATTCCCCCGACCTGAGTGGGAAACCTTCCGCTCACGAGTTGCGCAATTGCCAATGGATGCCCATTGGTGGCGTCGCATTTTCCTTGGCAATGCTGGTGAAGTGGACTTGGATAGCGCCGGAAGAATTTTGGTGAGCCCGGAGCTGCGATCAGCCGCTGGTATTGAAAAAGAAGTGATGCTGCTCGGTATGGGTAGCCATCTAGAGCTGTGGGACGCCGCTACTTACGCTGCAAAAGAACAGGCCGCCATTGCACAAGGTATGCCTGAAGCCCTGAAGCAATTTAATTTTTGA
- the bioB gene encoding biotin synthase BioB — MQATQTIEKPLTQVKSQKDLHKEVDALGAWSVAQVEALFALPLSDLMFKAQETHRAYFPDGDVELATLLSIKTGGCPEDCGYCPQAARYDTDVKANKLMDLDEVLEAAKAAKAAGSNRFCMGAAWREPKDRDIEKVAAMIKGVKALGLETCATLGMLEPNQAQALQEAGLDFYNHNLDTSEDFYRSVISTRGYQDRLDTISNVRAAGMSVCCGGIVGMGESREQRAAFLARLANLSPYPESVPINHLVPVAGTPLADQKPLDPLEFVRTIAVARITMPRARVRLSAGRQELGRAVQAMCFQAGANSIFYGEQLLTTGNPEAEQDRELLAELGLKTKQSSKTEVLV, encoded by the coding sequence ATGCAGGCCACCCAAACTATTGAAAAACCCCTCACCCAAGTCAAGTCTCAAAAGGATTTGCATAAGGAGGTAGATGCTTTGGGTGCTTGGTCAGTTGCCCAGGTTGAGGCCCTATTTGCCCTGCCATTGAGCGATCTGATGTTCAAGGCACAAGAGACGCATCGTGCCTACTTCCCTGATGGTGATGTGGAATTGGCTACGCTGTTGTCAATCAAGACTGGCGGTTGCCCAGAGGATTGTGGATATTGCCCTCAGGCGGCTCGTTATGACACTGATGTCAAAGCGAACAAGTTGATGGATTTAGATGAGGTGCTTGAGGCCGCCAAAGCAGCCAAAGCTGCTGGATCGAACCGCTTTTGTATGGGCGCCGCTTGGCGGGAGCCCAAAGACCGTGATATTGAAAAAGTTGCCGCCATGATTAAAGGTGTCAAGGCTTTGGGCCTTGAAACCTGTGCGACCCTGGGGATGCTAGAGCCTAATCAGGCTCAAGCCCTCCAAGAGGCAGGCTTAGACTTCTACAACCACAACCTAGATACCAGCGAGGACTTCTATCGCTCAGTGATCTCTACTCGGGGCTATCAAGACCGCTTGGATACGATTTCTAATGTGCGTGCTGCAGGCATGTCGGTGTGTTGTGGCGGTATTGTGGGTATGGGTGAGTCCCGTGAACAACGTGCAGCCTTCTTGGCGCGTTTGGCTAACTTAAGTCCATATCCAGAGTCAGTTCCCATTAACCATTTGGTTCCTGTAGCAGGAACCCCTTTGGCAGATCAGAAGCCCTTAGACCCATTGGAATTCGTGAGAACTATTGCGGTAGCTCGTATCACTATGCCGCGTGCACGAGTACGCCTCTCAGCTGGACGTCAGGAGCTGGGTAGGGCAGTTCAGGCCATGTGTTTCCAGGCTGGTGCCAATTCGATTTTCTATGGTGAGCAACTACTCACTACCGGTAATCCCGAGGCAGAACAAGACCGTGAGCTATTGGCTGAGTTAGGCCTGAAGACTAAGCAGAGCAGCAAAACAGAGGTTTTAGTCTAA
- the rsmH gene encoding 16S rRNA (cytosine(1402)-N(4))-methyltransferase RsmH, whose product MNITHRPVLLAEAVTALVSGPLITSLAASKNLLLIDGTFGRGGHTQALLAQLPANARMISFDKDLDAIAVAEKIKDSRLRIVHDSFAQMDQYADSESVDGILLDLGISSPQVDEAHRGFSFRKDGPLDMRMNTDQGLTAAEWLEQASQEDITRVIKNYGEERFAFQIAKAIVAKREEGSPPKTTLQLASLVASVVRTREVGQDPATRTFQALRIFINRELEDLELGLKAALNLLKPGARLAVISFHSLEDRIVKQFLQSHAKVEVPRGLPVRDRDLPKSDLEIIGRVKPSDEEVRENPRARSAIMRIAEKRTGASS is encoded by the coding sequence ATGAACATAACTCATCGCCCAGTATTACTGGCCGAGGCGGTGACGGCGCTGGTCAGTGGACCACTCATCACCTCACTCGCAGCTTCAAAAAATCTACTCTTGATCGATGGAACCTTTGGGCGCGGTGGTCATACTCAAGCCTTATTAGCGCAACTACCTGCAAATGCACGAATGATTTCTTTCGACAAGGATTTAGATGCGATCGCAGTAGCGGAAAAAATCAAGGACTCTCGTTTACGCATCGTGCACGACAGTTTTGCGCAGATGGATCAGTACGCGGACTCAGAATCAGTCGATGGAATTTTGTTGGATCTCGGCATCAGTTCTCCACAAGTAGACGAAGCACATCGTGGGTTTTCTTTTCGCAAAGATGGTCCACTCGATATGCGCATGAATACGGACCAAGGCTTGACGGCAGCAGAATGGTTGGAACAAGCATCGCAAGAGGACATCACCCGCGTGATTAAGAATTATGGTGAGGAACGTTTTGCATTTCAGATTGCTAAAGCCATTGTGGCAAAGCGAGAAGAAGGCTCACCTCCAAAAACAACTTTGCAATTAGCAAGTCTGGTGGCTAGCGTTGTTCGTACCAGAGAAGTTGGTCAAGATCCTGCGACTCGTACTTTCCAAGCACTCCGTATTTTTATTAATCGTGAGTTAGAAGATTTGGAGCTCGGATTAAAAGCAGCGCTCAATTTATTAAAGCCAGGCGCGCGCTTAGCGGTAATTAGCTTTCATTCTCTCGAGGATCGGATTGTGAAGCAGTTCCTGCAGTCGCATGCCAAAGTTGAAGTGCCTCGCGGCTTGCCTGTCCGGGATCGGGATTTACCAAAAAGTGATTTAGAGATCATTGGACGTGTTAAGCCAAGCGATGAAGAGGTTCGAGAGAACCCTCGCGCTCGTTCCGCCATCATGCGTATTGCTGAAAAGCGTACAGGAGCG
- the coq7 gene encoding 2-polyprenyl-3-methyl-6-methoxy-1,4-benzoquinone monooxygenase: protein MALIDRFIIEFDTALRSVVGGAHAHRPMPGSNTPSSGLLDAKEREHAAGLMRVNHVGEVCAQALYQAQKLVARNPEIRQMLDDSGQEEMDHLAWCETRLQELGSHTSYLNPIWYAGSFAIGMAAGLSGDKWSLGFVAETEKQVENHLESHLETLPVEDERSRAIVKQMRIDEIEHGQAAILAGGAVLPKPIQSLMQAMSKVMTSTAYKI from the coding sequence ATGGCACTAATCGATCGCTTCATTATTGAGTTTGATACAGCCCTACGCTCGGTAGTCGGGGGTGCTCATGCCCATCGTCCAATGCCGGGTTCCAATACCCCATCAAGCGGATTATTGGATGCCAAAGAGAGGGAGCATGCGGCTGGATTAATGCGTGTAAACCACGTAGGCGAGGTCTGCGCCCAAGCGCTTTACCAAGCTCAAAAATTAGTAGCTCGCAACCCTGAAATTCGGCAGATGTTAGATGACTCTGGCCAAGAAGAAATGGATCATTTGGCTTGGTGCGAAACACGCCTCCAAGAGTTGGGTTCACACACCAGTTACCTCAACCCAATTTGGTATGCAGGATCCTTTGCAATCGGTATGGCTGCTGGCTTATCGGGTGATAAGTGGAGCTTGGGATTTGTTGCTGAAACCGAAAAGCAGGTAGAGAATCACCTCGAGAGTCATCTCGAAACATTGCCTGTAGAAGATGAGCGTTCTCGCGCAATTGTTAAGCAAATGCGCATCGATGAAATTGAGCATGGACAAGCCGCAATTTTGGCTGGTGGAGCGGTCTTACCGAAGCCTATTCAGAGTCTCATGCAGGCAATGTCCAAGGTGATGACAAGCACTGCTTACAAAATCTAG
- the bioA gene encoding adenosylmethionine--8-amino-7-oxononanoate transaminase, translating to MKLISDPNQTSLIDRSLEAVWHPCTQMKHHESLPLIAITKGKGAWLFDDQGNALLDCISSWWTNLFGHSNPRINQAITSQLEKIEHVMLAGFTHPPVVELSEKLSALTQGHLGHVFFASDGASAVEIALKMSHHFWRLNNQPQKKKFICLENGYHGETLGALAVTDVAIFREAYGSLLQDVFTVPSPDARKAQPGESADDAAMRAAEKLEELLKAEHHNIAAIIVEPLVQCAGHMAMYSPEYLRLARSLCDRYNIHLIADEIAVGCGRSGKFFACEHAGIWPDFLTLSKGISGGYLPLSLSMTTDKIYRAFYGDQLQQGFLHSHSYTGNPLACAAALACLEIFETEAVLEKNIERSQDLASAFAWAKVDPRIEHWRQQGMILAFDVKPESLQRKNTFSREMFSAGMAEGILIRPIANTIYVMPPYILSSEETMQMGISIQRALNQVMA from the coding sequence ATGAAGCTTATTTCTGATCCAAATCAAACCTCTCTGATTGATCGCAGCCTAGAAGCCGTTTGGCATCCCTGCACTCAGATGAAGCATCACGAGTCCTTGCCATTAATTGCCATTACTAAAGGTAAGGGTGCTTGGCTCTTTGACGACCAAGGCAATGCCCTCCTAGATTGCATCAGCTCTTGGTGGACTAATCTGTTTGGGCATTCCAATCCGCGTATCAACCAAGCCATTACAAGTCAGCTTGAAAAAATTGAGCATGTCATGCTCGCCGGATTTACCCACCCTCCTGTTGTGGAGCTATCCGAGAAACTATCTGCTTTAACTCAAGGTCATTTAGGTCACGTATTTTTTGCATCCGATGGTGCGTCTGCAGTAGAGATTGCTTTAAAAATGAGTCATCACTTCTGGCGACTGAATAATCAGCCCCAAAAGAAAAAATTTATCTGCCTAGAAAATGGTTACCACGGTGAAACTTTGGGCGCACTAGCAGTCACTGATGTTGCGATTTTTCGAGAAGCATACGGATCACTATTACAAGATGTTTTTACCGTGCCTTCACCCGATGCACGCAAAGCACAGCCTGGTGAAAGTGCTGACGATGCCGCCATGCGGGCAGCAGAGAAATTGGAAGAGTTACTGAAGGCAGAGCATCACAATATCGCCGCGATCATTGTTGAACCACTCGTTCAATGCGCTGGGCATATGGCAATGTACTCGCCTGAATATTTGCGCTTAGCACGATCGCTCTGTGATCGTTACAACATTCACTTGATCGCTGATGAGATCGCAGTAGGCTGCGGTCGATCAGGAAAATTTTTTGCTTGTGAGCATGCAGGAATTTGGCCAGACTTTCTGACGCTCTCTAAAGGTATTAGTGGAGGATATCTTCCCTTGTCACTCTCCATGACGACTGACAAAATTTATCGTGCTTTTTATGGCGATCAACTGCAACAAGGTTTCTTGCACTCGCATTCCTACACAGGCAACCCATTAGCATGCGCTGCTGCTCTCGCCTGCTTAGAAATCTTCGAAACTGAAGCTGTTCTTGAAAAAAATATCGAACGCAGCCAAGATCTTGCTAGTGCATTTGCTTGGGCAAAAGTAGACCCTCGCATCGAACATTGGCGTCAGCAGGGCATGATCCTGGCATTTGATGTCAAACCTGAATCACTCCAGCGTAAAAATACTTTTTCACGAGAGATGTTTTCAGCAGGGATGGCGGAAGGTATTCTTATTAGACCCATTGCTAATACGATTTACGTTATGCCGCCGTATATTCTCTCTTCAGAAGAGACGATGCAAATGGGTATCTCTATACAGCGCGCTCTCAATCAGGTGATGGCATGA
- a CDS encoding 8-amino-7-oxononanoate synthase: protein MSTNFKARDMAEHQIANLDAQLLRRKLRTTASPCDTKAQVDQRELKAFCSNDYLGLANHPELVAALAEGAKRYGVGSGASHLISGHSVAHDLLEQKLAACESKYIPNVRALFFSTGYLANITAITGLSRLTNPGEVSIYSAKLNHASLIDGVRLASSQTKAQVTLFDHQNLDFLEEALQQDTHSLKLIVVDGVFSMDGDIAPVKNLLQLAEQYDALLMVDDAHGFGILGELGHGILEQSGVHSERIIYIGTLGKAAGVSGAFICAAASFIEWLIQKGRPYIYSTATPPAIAHTLLTSLELIEGKEGIARRKQLNQLIQIWRDEMTFQDWEKTPSSTPIQPVILGSNASALAAAKLLDEAGYWIPAIRPPTVPVGSSRLRITFSANHSADDLRQLIKTLQAIEQEVKSNL from the coding sequence ATGAGTACAAACTTTAAAGCTCGAGATATGGCAGAACACCAGATTGCCAATCTAGATGCGCAGTTACTCAGACGTAAATTACGCACCACTGCGTCACCCTGTGATACCAAGGCCCAGGTTGATCAACGAGAACTTAAGGCGTTTTGTAGTAACGACTACTTAGGCCTAGCCAATCACCCTGAGTTAGTTGCTGCGCTTGCGGAAGGTGCAAAGCGATATGGGGTTGGAAGCGGTGCATCACACTTAATCAGCGGCCATAGCGTTGCACATGACTTACTTGAACAAAAATTAGCCGCTTGTGAGAGTAAATATATTCCCAATGTAAGAGCATTGTTCTTTAGTACTGGCTATCTTGCAAATATCACCGCTATTACGGGTCTCAGTAGACTTACCAATCCAGGTGAAGTCAGTATTTATTCGGCCAAACTTAATCATGCCTCTTTAATTGATGGTGTACGTCTAGCAAGTTCACAAACTAAAGCCCAAGTGACTTTGTTTGATCACCAAAATCTCGACTTTCTAGAAGAAGCATTACAGCAAGATACGCACTCGCTCAAATTGATTGTGGTCGATGGTGTCTTCAGCATGGATGGGGATATCGCGCCCGTAAAAAATCTACTTCAACTTGCCGAACAATATGATGCGCTACTGATGGTAGATGATGCGCATGGCTTTGGCATACTTGGCGAACTTGGCCATGGGATTCTAGAGCAATCGGGAGTACATTCAGAAAGAATTATTTACATTGGCACGCTTGGCAAAGCAGCTGGCGTCAGCGGCGCATTTATTTGTGCAGCCGCATCCTTTATTGAATGGCTCATCCAAAAAGGGCGCCCCTATATTTACAGTACTGCTACGCCGCCAGCGATTGCACACACTCTACTTACCAGCCTGGAACTCATCGAGGGCAAGGAAGGTATTGCACGTCGCAAGCAATTAAATCAACTGATTCAGATTTGGCGTGATGAAATGACTTTCCAAGACTGGGAAAAAACACCTTCATCCACCCCAATACAGCCAGTAATCTTAGGAAGCAATGCCAGCGCATTAGCAGCCGCCAAGCTTTTAGATGAGGCGGGTTATTGGATTCCAGCCATTCGACCACCTACCGTGCCCGTTGGCAGCTCTCGTCTACGCATTACTTTTTCTGCAAACCATAGTGCTGATGACTTACGCCAGCTGATCAAGACATTGCAGGCAATTGAGCAAGAAGTAAAAAGTAATTTATGA